A region of Campylobacter armoricus DNA encodes the following proteins:
- a CDS encoding DEAD/DEAH box helicase produces MTSEQIFNECVKIYENLNDNNKETEAKEKLFYLLDKIQDKALYPPILNHLIRQFGLYPYMNQSTSILEDKFLLECFKTNIGEDEPKVLHREQSRVLKRLLSNDSLILSAPTSFGKSFIIDALIAMKKPKNILIIVPTISLLDETRRRLVRKFYDYKIITTTQQTNLENNNIFIFSPERAVEYFSFIRKENIKLDFFIVDEFYKISKEYENERFAPLQNAILKYTNISSQRYYVCPNIDKINNKNSILCEGMEFECLNFNTVFININKCYKEQNFKKEQKIIDIIKRDEKTLVYTKSQNSIKNVYAILSKNDVVENSNTLLENFSKWLSKYYGKYYLNDALKIGIGIHHGKLHRCLSQLQVKLFDEKDLLKTIISTSSLIEGINIPAKNLILWDNKNGSKIINHLTYKNIIGRSGRMFKYFIGEVYLFESPNEDNNQEKILDVEIKSESLSINDEINNEIPNNIQVEVENNQLEIIKLIGKDKFNLLKKEASLKNDLEVIIKIIQILQSEDFNSEIFTYLFNDEPDKWYILSKIAIIREFHCRNINDINNVELVKKISRNWIKPLPELIKDMQIDLDDFFKFENHVAFKVASLFSDINILQKILYPEKWIDISSFVTKLSNAFLPSVVYTLEEFGLPRIISKKLHQCGFIDFENNDLTIEQALNKFKEHTADDIINILKEKNLYDNFEDYILNYFYEGLG; encoded by the coding sequence ATGACCAGTGAGCAAATTTTTAATGAATGTGTAAAGATATATGAAAATCTAAATGATAACAACAAAGAAACAGAAGCTAAAGAAAAGCTTTTTTATTTGCTTGATAAAATTCAAGATAAAGCTTTATATCCGCCTATATTAAATCATCTAATCAGACAATTTGGCTTATATCCTTATATGAATCAATCTACTTCAATTTTAGAAGACAAATTCTTACTAGAATGTTTTAAAACAAATATAGGAGAAGATGAACCAAAGGTTTTACATAGGGAGCAATCAAGGGTTTTAAAAAGACTTTTAAGTAATGATAGTCTTATTTTATCTGCTCCAACAAGCTTTGGCAAAAGTTTTATTATTGATGCTTTAATAGCTATGAAAAAACCAAAAAATATATTAATCATTGTCCCTACAATTTCTTTATTAGATGAAACTAGAAGAAGACTTGTAAGGAAATTTTACGACTATAAAATAATTACAACTACACAACAAACCAATCTTGAAAATAATAATATCTTTATTTTTTCTCCAGAAAGAGCAGTTGAATATTTTTCATTTATTCGCAAAGAAAATATAAAGCTTGATTTTTTTATTGTTGATGAGTTTTATAAGATATCAAAGGAATACGAAAATGAAAGATTTGCCCCATTGCAAAATGCTATTTTGAAATACACAAATATCTCCAGTCAAAGATATTATGTTTGCCCTAATATAGATAAGATAAATAATAAAAATAGTATTCTTTGTGAAGGAATGGAATTTGAATGCCTGAATTTTAATACTGTTTTTATCAATATTAATAAATGTTACAAGGAGCAAAATTTTAAAAAAGAACAAAAAATTATAGATATAATAAAAAGAGACGAAAAAACTCTAGTTTATACTAAAAGTCAAAATAGTATAAAGAATGTTTATGCTATTTTGTCAAAAAATGATGTTGTAGAAAATTCAAATACTTTATTAGAAAATTTTTCAAAATGGCTATCAAAATATTATGGAAAGTATTACCTTAATGATGCATTAAAAATTGGTATAGGAATACATCATGGAAAACTTCATAGATGCCTATCACAATTGCAAGTAAAACTATTTGATGAGAAGGATTTGTTAAAAACTATCATTTCCACCTCTTCTTTAATAGAGGGAATTAATATTCCAGCAAAAAATCTTATTTTATGGGATAATAAAAATGGGTCGAAAATTATAAATCATTTGACTTATAAAAATATTATAGGCAGAAGTGGAAGGATGTTTAAATATTTTATAGGTGAAGTATATTTATTTGAATCTCCAAACGAAGATAATAATCAAGAAAAAATATTAGATGTAGAAATCAAATCAGAATCCTTGTCTATTAATGATGAAATAAACAATGAAATTCCGAATAATATACAAGTAGAAGTTGAAAATAATCAATTAGAAATAATAAAATTAATAGGAAAAGATAAATTTAATTTACTTAAAAAAGAAGCTTCACTGAAAAATGATTTAGAAGTTATTATAAAAATAATTCAAATACTACAAAGTGAAGATTTTAATAGTGAAATTTTTACATATTTATTTAATGATGAACCGGATAAATGGTATATATTGTCTAAAATTGCAATTATAAGAGAGTTTCATTGTAGAAATATTAATGATATTAATAATGTTGAGTTGGTAAAAAAAATATCACGAAATTGGATTAAACCATTGCCAGAACTTATTAAAGATATGCAAATTGATTTAGATGATTTTTTTAAATTTGAAAACCATGTGGCTTTTAAAGTTGCATCGTTATTTTCTGATATTAACATTTTGCAAAAGATACTTTATCCTGAAAAGTGGATAGATATTTCAAGTTTTGTTACAAAACTTTCAAATGCTTTTTTACCATCAGTGGTATATACTCTTGAAGAATTTGGATTACCTAGAATCATTTCTAAAAAACTTCATCAATGTGGATTTATTGATTTTGAAAATAATGATTTAACAATAGAGCAAGCGTTAAACAAATTTAAAGAACATACAGCTGATGATATAATCAATATATTAAAAGAAAAAAATCTTTACGATAATTTTGAAGATTATATATTAAATTATTTTTATGAAGGTTTGGGATAA
- a CDS encoding virulence RhuM family protein: MQKNIKRNLAMDFLSFSLENQKDFLEVIYKDDDIWLSVSLMAKLFECSSDNIYLHLNNIYKENELDKNSTSEEISVVQKEGKREVKRKIAFYNLDAIISVGYRINSYKATKFRQWATAILKQFSIKGYVLDKERLKNGSAINKNYFDELLEEIREIRASERLFYQKITDIYTTAIDYDKNDKLTKEFFASVQNKLHFAIHKHTAAELIKQRADHKKENMGLYTWKNAPEGKILQSDVVIAKNYLSQDELLELNRIVGMYLDYAEDRAKKNIAMSMQDWKDRLDIFLEFNEREILKDNGKISKKLADDFAKEEFYKFRIIQDKNYKSDFDKTILKILKDKNAK; this comes from the coding sequence ATGCAAAAAAATATAAAACGAAATCTTGCTATGGATTTTTTAAGTTTTAGCTTGGAAAATCAGAAAGATTTTTTAGAAGTGATTTATAAAGATGATGATATATGGCTTAGCGTATCTTTAATGGCTAAGCTATTTGAATGTTCTAGTGATAATATTTATCTACACCTTAATAATATTTATAAAGAAAATGAGCTTGATAAAAATTCAACTTCCGAGGAAATCTCGGTAGTTCAAAAAGAAGGAAAAAGAGAAGTTAAAAGAAAAATAGCATTTTATAATCTTGATGCTATTATAAGCGTAGGATATAGAATAAATTCTTATAAAGCTACAAAATTTAGACAATGGGCTACGGCAATTTTAAAACAATTTAGCATTAAAGGGTATGTGCTAGATAAAGAGCGTTTGAAAAATGGTAGTGCGATAAATAAAAATTATTTTGATGAGCTTTTAGAAGAAATTAGAGAAATAAGAGCTAGCGAGAGATTGTTTTATCAAAAAATAACAGATATTTACACAACGGCGATTGATTATGATAAAAACGATAAATTAACTAAAGAATTTTTTGCTAGTGTTCAAAATAAACTTCATTTTGCTATACATAAACATACCGCAGCAGAGCTTATAAAACAAAGAGCAGATCATAAAAAAGAAAATATGGGACTTTATACATGGAAAAATGCCCCTGAAGGAAAAATTTTACAAAGCGATGTGGTGATTGCTAAAAATTATCTTAGTCAAGATGAGCTTTTAGAATTAAATCGTATAGTTGGTATGTATCTTGATTATGCTGAAGATAGAGCAAAGAAAAATATAGCTATGAGTATGCAAGATTGGAAAGATAGATTAGATATTTTTTTGGAATTTAATGAAAGAGAAATCTTAAAAGATAATGGCAAAATAAGTAAGAAATTAGCAGATGATTTTGCTAAAGAAGAATTTTATAAATTTAGAATTATTCAGGATAAAAATTATAAATCAGATTTTGATAAAACTATTTTAAAAATTTTGAAGGATAAAAATGCAAAATAA
- a CDS encoding HamA C-terminal domain-containing protein, with translation MQDKEIENTTAINTYVKNKNDVAFEICLDSVMDDSCSRFLLSLINDFEEGEWRFEKFNQYIMNALAETALSKTEREALASKEEYYSIIQRSVANLNKKEGEIGEIFLYGIMKKYYNALPIVPKIFYKQNANDNAKGADSVHLTIENKECHLWLGESKFYTDITNAISEAIKSIKDLLVKDKLNKEKSIIMDINDVESFIKDKISEESIDKIKRVLKQDTSIDELKNILHIPISIIHQCEITKTYNELSEEYKQKIVNFHQEKAKQVITKITNELNNVHKIEKIKFHIILFPVPDKEKIKRDFAKKLEAAK, from the coding sequence ATGCAAGATAAAGAAATAGAAAATACAACGGCAATAAACACCTATGTGAAAAATAAAAATGATGTTGCTTTTGAGATTTGCCTTGATTCTGTAATGGATGACTCGTGTAGTAGATTTTTATTATCATTAATTAACGACTTTGAGGAAGGTGAGTGGAGATTTGAGAAATTTAATCAATATATAATGAATGCATTGGCTGAAACTGCCTTATCGAAAACAGAAAGAGAAGCTTTAGCTTCAAAAGAAGAGTATTATTCCATAATACAACGATCTGTTGCAAATCTAAATAAAAAAGAAGGAGAGATAGGAGAAATTTTTCTTTATGGTATTATGAAGAAATACTATAATGCTTTACCTATTGTGCCTAAGATTTTTTATAAACAAAATGCCAATGATAATGCAAAAGGCGCAGATAGCGTTCATTTAACTATAGAGAATAAAGAATGTCATTTGTGGCTAGGGGAATCTAAATTTTATACAGATATAACCAATGCAATTAGTGAAGCTATAAAATCCATTAAAGACCTTTTAGTAAAAGACAAGCTAAATAAAGAAAAGTCTATTATTATGGATATAAATGATGTTGAATCTTTTATCAAAGATAAAATCTCTGAAGAAAGTATAGATAAAATAAAAAGAGTTTTAAAACAAGATACTTCCATAGATGAACTAAAGAATATCTTACATATTCCAATATCAATCATTCATCAATGCGAGATAACTAAAACATATAACGAGTTATCAGAAGAATATAAACAAAAAATAGTAAATTTTCATCAAGAGAAAGCAAAACAAGTTATTACAAAAATTACCAATGAGCTAAACAATGTGCATAAGATAGAAAAAATAAAATTTCATATCATTTTATTTCCTGTACCAGATAAAGAAAAAATCAAACGCGATTTTGCCAAAAAACTAGAGGCAGCCAAATGA
- the hsdR gene encoding EcoAI/FtnUII family type I restriction enzme subunit R: protein MNTKLFSEDDTRVKFIDTKLYESSYKEENIRRNYYFTDGRKLLGGKRGERKFADYLLRYEGNNLAIIEAKKLSKDPLDGLSQGIEYAKILNISFVYSSNGEKIYEYDMRSHKGEYIDKFPSPKELFDRIYGNIKEWQYRLLTQNVMYIPQKELRYYQKIAIDKVIEAIINDKNRILLTLATGTGKTTIAFNLCYRLLEAKWNKENKDQKPKILFLCDRVSLRDQALGEFNPIESDCKAISAEEIKKNNGKIITNANVFFGIYQSLAANSKEQENTQEEQESKFYLQYPKDFFDLIIIDECHRGGANEEGSWRAVLEYFSYATQLGLTATPKKEENIDTYEYFGESVYDYSLKSGIEDGFLTPYKVKLIKTTLSDGYTYNPDDLIQGELEKGFYKQSEFERNIFLPNYNDFIAKKILELINPMDKTIIFCANQTHASEVKRAIDKYKSVKRDDYCVRVTSDEGKIGLDYLKLFQDNDKSYPVILTSSKMLTTGVDAKNVRNIVLLANIGSMVEFKQIIGRGTRVYEGKDFFTILDFVGTTKLFYDPKWDGEKIEDLKENDEKEKITKEHIKQTKEENKEKNSVTIHLKGTKLKVLDITTSYVGAQGKPLSTKEFLEFLIGKLGEYYDDEAKLREIWSDQKNRERFLKALANDGIDEDALKDLREIFQKDCDIYDVLAHLGFNSEIKTRQERVLQVENSEFLKRFQKEKAIKFIEFLLNRYQEYGIKDFDDGLKPLIELSSLGNVRELADEFGGLEILKQSFDDLQREIYAR, encoded by the coding sequence ATGAATACTAAATTATTTTCAGAAGATGATACTAGAGTCAAATTTATAGATACAAAGCTTTATGAGAGTTCTTATAAAGAAGAAAATATTAGACGAAATTATTATTTTACAGATGGTAGAAAACTTTTAGGTGGCAAAAGAGGTGAAAGAAAATTTGCAGATTATTTGCTTAGATATGAAGGCAATAACCTTGCTATAATAGAAGCAAAAAAACTCAGCAAAGATCCACTAGATGGCTTATCTCAAGGTATAGAATATGCAAAAATTTTAAATATATCTTTTGTATATAGTAGCAATGGAGAAAAAATTTACGAATACGATATGAGAAGCCACAAAGGAGAATACATAGACAAATTCCCAAGTCCAAAAGAGCTTTTTGATAGAATTTATGGCAATATCAAAGAATGGCAATACAGGCTTTTAACTCAAAATGTTATGTATATTCCGCAAAAAGAATTAAGATATTATCAAAAAATAGCCATAGATAAAGTCATAGAAGCCATCATAAATGATAAAAATAGAATTTTACTCACTCTTGCTACTGGTACAGGAAAAACTACTATAGCTTTTAATTTGTGCTATCGTTTGCTAGAAGCAAAATGGAATAAAGAAAACAAAGATCAAAAACCTAAGATATTGTTTTTATGCGATAGAGTAAGTTTAAGAGATCAAGCCTTAGGAGAATTTAATCCCATAGAAAGTGATTGTAAGGCAATTAGCGCTGAGGAGATAAAGAAAAATAATGGAAAAATCATAACAAATGCAAATGTTTTCTTTGGAATTTATCAAAGCTTAGCTGCAAATTCAAAAGAACAAGAAAACACTCAAGAAGAACAAGAGAGTAAATTTTATCTTCAGTATCCAAAAGATTTTTTTGATCTTATCATCATAGATGAGTGCCACAGAGGCGGAGCAAACGAAGAAGGAAGCTGGAGAGCTGTGCTTGAGTATTTTTCTTATGCAACTCAGCTTGGCTTAACTGCTACTCCAAAAAAAGAAGAAAATATAGACACTTATGAGTATTTTGGTGAGAGTGTTTATGATTATAGTCTTAAAAGTGGCATTGAAGATGGATTTTTAACACCTTATAAAGTCAAACTCATAAAAACAACTTTGAGTGATGGCTATACTTATAATCCTGATGATTTGATACAAGGTGAGCTTGAAAAAGGCTTTTATAAACAAAGTGAATTTGAAAGAAATATCTTTTTACCAAACTATAATGATTTTATCGCTAAGAAAATTTTAGAGCTTATAAACCCTATGGATAAAACTATAATTTTTTGTGCAAATCAAACTCACGCAAGCGAAGTAAAAAGAGCTATAGATAAATATAAAAGTGTTAAAAGAGATGATTATTGTGTAAGAGTTACTAGTGATGAAGGCAAAATAGGGCTTGATTATTTGAAATTGTTTCAAGATAATGATAAAAGCTATCCTGTCATACTTACAAGCTCTAAAATGCTTACAACTGGAGTGGATGCAAAAAATGTGCGAAATATAGTATTGCTAGCAAATATAGGTTCTATGGTGGAATTTAAGCAAATCATCGGGCGTGGCACTAGGGTTTATGAAGGTAAGGACTTTTTTACTATACTTGATTTTGTAGGCACTACTAAGCTTTTTTATGATCCAAAATGGGATGGTGAAAAAATAGAAGATTTAAAAGAAAATGATGAAAAAGAAAAAATTACTAAAGAGCATATAAAACAAACAAAAGAAGAAAATAAAGAGAAAAATAGCGTAACTATACATTTAAAAGGCACAAAATTAAAGGTTTTAGATATCACCACAAGTTATGTAGGAGCACAAGGAAAGCCACTTAGCACTAAAGAATTTTTGGAATTTTTAATAGGAAAGCTTGGTGAGTATTATGATGATGAAGCAAAATTGCGTGAAATTTGGAGTGATCAAAAAAATAGAGAAAGATTTTTAAAAGCCCTTGCAAATGATGGAATAGATGAAGATGCTTTAAAAGATCTAAGAGAAATTTTTCAAAAAGATTGTGATATATATGATGTTTTGGCGCATTTAGGCTTTAATAGCGAGATAAAAACAAGACAAGAGCGTGTTTTGCAAGTAGAAAATAGTGAGTTTTTAAAACGCTTTCAAAAAGAAAAGGCTATAAAATTTATAGAATTTTTACTAAATAGATATCAAGAATACGGCATAAAAGACTTTGATGATGGCTTAAAACCGCTTATAGAGCTTAGTTCTTTAGGCAATGTAAGAGAATTAGCCGATGAATTTGGTGGCTTAGAAATTCTAAAACAAAGCTTTGATGATTTACAAAGGGAGATTTATGCAAGATAA
- a CDS encoding restriction endonuclease subunit S, whose amino-acid sequence MTNLPRGWEVKKLGEIGEIVTGLTPSKNNLDFYGKDYPFFKPSDFEQGYFLESAVDNLSKLGFEKAKQLPSKTILVVCIGSLGKVALTRVIGSCNQQINAIISNKNIIPEYIYYYCISSKFQSILFLKAPQTTLPILNKTEFSKLEIMYPKNVKEQERIVGILDESFANIDESIKNLEQDLLNLDELMQSALQKAFNPLKDNAKENYQLPHGWEWKSLGEICFITDGTHKTPNYIKTGIPFLSVKNISKGFFDLSDVKYISLEEHNKLIKRAKPEFGDILICRIGTLGKAIKISLEFEFSIFVSLGLLKPKVKIISDYLVYFLNSYFIEGWINNNKVGGGTHTAKLNLNILEKCPVALPPLKEQEQIASYLDELSLNIKDLKQNYQTQIKNLQELKKSLLDRAFKGRL is encoded by the coding sequence ATGACAAATTTACCGCGGGGTTGGGAAGTTAAAAAGCTTGGTGAAATAGGTGAAATTGTTACAGGTTTAACACCTAGTAAGAATAATTTAGATTTTTATGGAAAAGATTACCCATTTTTTAAGCCAAGTGATTTTGAACAAGGATATTTTTTAGAAAGTGCTGTAGATAATTTGTCTAAGTTGGGTTTTGAAAAAGCTAAACAACTTCCATCAAAAACAATTCTTGTGGTTTGTATAGGTTCTTTAGGTAAAGTAGCATTAACTAGAGTTATTGGAAGTTGCAATCAGCAAATAAATGCAATTATCTCAAATAAAAATATAATTCCAGAGTATATTTATTATTATTGCATATCTTCTAAATTTCAGTCTATATTATTTTTAAAAGCACCTCAAACAACTTTACCTATTTTAAATAAAACTGAATTTTCTAAGCTAGAAATTATGTATCCAAAAAATGTAAAAGAGCAAGAAAGGATAGTGGGAATTTTAGATGAGAGTTTTGCAAATATAGATGAGAGTATAAAAAATTTAGAGCAGGATTTGCTAAATTTAGATGAGTTAATGCAAAGTGCTTTACAAAAGGCTTTCAATCCTTTAAAAGACAATGCTAAGGAAAATTATCAACTTCCGCATGGTTGGGAATGGAAAAGCTTAGGGGAAATATGTTTTATTACAGACGGAACACACAAAACACCTAACTATATAAAAACAGGGATTCCTTTTTTATCTGTTAAAAATATTTCTAAAGGTTTTTTTGATTTAAGCGATGTCAAATACATTTCACTAGAAGAGCATAACAAGCTCATAAAAAGAGCTAAACCTGAATTTGGAGATATTTTAATTTGTCGTATTGGAACTTTAGGAAAAGCTATAAAAATTTCTTTAGAATTTGAATTTAGTATTTTCGTTAGCTTAGGGCTTTTAAAACCAAAAGTTAAAATTATAAGTGATTATTTGGTTTATTTTTTAAATTCTTATTTTATTGAAGGGTGGATTAATAATAATAAAGTTGGTGGTGGAACACATACTGCAAAATTAAATTTAAATATTTTAGAAAAATGTCCTGTTGCACTGCCCCCACTCAAAGAGCAAGAGCAAATCGCATCATATTTAGATGAGCTTTCTTTAAATATAAAAGATTTAAAGCAAAATTATCAAACACAGATAAAAAATTTACAAGAGCTTAAAAAATCATTGCTAGATAGAGCTTTTAAAGGAAGATTATAA